The genomic segment GCTTTCCCATACGTTCCCTCCAGTGTGCCCTACCCTCTCAACGGGTTGGGGATTTTCTGTCGGGATTTCTGGAGCACTACCGCGGTATCTGTCCCCCCCGGCCTCAAGACAAGACGAAAGGGAATGATCAAACAGCCTCAGTCGTGATTCTCCACCCCTTCGGTGATCGCCTGTAGTGAGAGGACTGCAAATGCCCCCTTCTCTTTAGGCCTGAAGAGGCGAATACTTCCGTGCGTCATGCCGCAGCCCAAGAAATCCCCCCACCCCCTCCAGGCCCGGCTCTCCAGGTGGCTGCTCCACGAGGCACCTCAACAACGCCCAGAAGGCTTCTACGAGGAGAACAAGGAGGCCAGCACCCACCAGCACAAGGAGTCCTGGTGGAAAGTGATGTGCTTGACGGGCGTGGACTACTTCTCCACCCTGGGGTATCAGCCGGGCATCGCGGCGCTGGCAGCAGGCATCGTCGCTCCCATCGCCACGCTGGTGCTGGTGATCGTCACCCTGTTCGGGGCGCTGCCGATGTACCGCCGCGTGGCCGCAGAAAGCCCGCACGGCGACGGCTCGATCAGCATGCTCGAACGGTTGCTGTCGTACTGGCCCAGCAAACTGCTGGTCCTGATCCTGATTGGCTTCGTCGCCACCGGGTTCATCATCACCATCACCCTCTCAGCGGCCGATGCCACGGCACACCTCGTCGAAAACCCGCTGCTGAATGAAGTATTGAGTGGCAAACAGGTGGGCGTGACGCTGATCTTGCTGCTGCTGCTTGCCGCAGTGTTTCTGAGGGGATTTAAGGAAGCCATCGGGATCGCCGTGGTCCTGGTCAGTGCCTACCTGGCCCTCAGTTTGGCTGTGCTGATCAAAGGGTTTGGGCTGATTGCCGCTCAACCAGAACTGCTGACCAACTGGCAGGCGGCGCTGAGCGACGGCTTTCGTTCCCCCCTGGCCCTGATTGGGGCGGCCCTGCTGGTCTTCCCGAAACTGGCGCTGGGCCTGTCTGGCTTTGAGACGGGCGTGCTGGTGATGCCGCTGGTCAAAGGCGATGCGTCCGACACCGAGGAAGCCCCCAGGGGGCGGATTCGCAATGGGCAGAAACTGCTGACCACGGCCGCGCTGATCATGAGTGTCATGCTGGTGGGTTCTTCCCTCGTGACCACCCTGCTGATTCCCCGACACGAGTTCTGGGCGCACACCACCATGACGAGCGAAGTCCGGTCCGATGATTTGAAACGCGGCGTGGCCGTCGTGAATGTGCCTCTCGACTCCCAGACAAAACCACGGGAGATCTATGCCTTTCGCCTGCCGCCAGATCGAACCGGGTCGTACACCTTCAACGCCGATACGGTCGGTGGCCCGATTGATCTCTCCGTACAAGTGACCCCGGCCGGCCCCACCACCCGGGTTCAAGTGGACACCCCCTCAGGCAAAGCCAATGGGCGCGCCCTGGCATACGTGGCCCATCAGCGGCTGGGGGAAGGCTTCGGCACGGCCTATGACGTTTCGACCATCCTGATTCTGTGGTTCGCGGGGGCGTCCGCCA from the Deinococcus aerophilus genome contains:
- a CDS encoding APC family permease translates to MPQPKKSPHPLQARLSRWLLHEAPQQRPEGFYEENKEASTHQHKESWWKVMCLTGVDYFSTLGYQPGIAALAAGIVAPIATLVLVIVTLFGALPMYRRVAAESPHGDGSISMLERLLSYWPSKLLVLILIGFVATGFIITITLSAADATAHLVENPLLNEVLSGKQVGVTLILLLLLAAVFLRGFKEAIGIAVVLVSAYLALSLAVLIKGFGLIAAQPELLTNWQAALSDGFRSPLALIGAALLVFPKLALGLSGFETGVLVMPLVKGDASDTEEAPRGRIRNGQKLLTTAALIMSVMLVGSSLVTTLLIPRHEFWAHTTMTSEVRSDDLKRGVAVVNVPLDSQTKPREIYAFRLPPDRTGSYTFNADTVGGPIDLSVQVTPAGPTTRVQVDTPSGKANGRALAYVAHQRLGEGFGTAYDVSTILILWFAGASAMAGLLNIMPRFLPRYGMAPEWTRAHRPLVLLYTVIAVLVTVAFRANVDNQAAAYATGVLAMMTSAAVAVTLIAIRRRRRTEAAAFGLISLIFIYTSAVTILSDPKGLYIALVFIAAVLVTGVSSRISRSFELRVSNVVLDDSAKALLKQFPLRPLRLVSHHPGRMNLEEYSKQEMRVRQMVHLPGDEPFIFLEVDVEDASEFTDVVEVSGLMVGPYAILKARGSSIPNTIAALMLHLRGTGAPPQVYMRWTEEDPVHLLLDFIVGGRGDVPPVTREILRRAEPDRDRRPIVHVGG